From the Pectobacterium carotovorum genome, one window contains:
- a CDS encoding ABC transporter ATP-binding protein: MTSTTLDVPPPVVQFDRLRKQFRVQGETLTVIEDFSLSIHSGELVAIVGSSGCGKSTLLRMLVGLDNDYQGRVLVEGNTVRGIGRERGMVFQEPRLFPWLTVRQNIALGLANEAVDDKARKRLIDHFIQLVHLQDFADALPAQLSGGMAQRVAIARGLVANPRILMLDEPFGALDALTRQQMQQELRRIHQTEGTTTLLVTHDVEEAVYLADRVVVLAPRPGRIRQIATISLTHPRQRDSQAFHQQCSDLLALLTQPADTAAASSSLNT, encoded by the coding sequence ATGACATCCACAACCCTTGACGTACCACCACCGGTGGTGCAGTTCGATCGCCTGCGTAAACAGTTTCGCGTACAGGGCGAGACGCTGACGGTGATTGAGGATTTTTCCCTATCGATTCACAGCGGCGAACTGGTGGCGATTGTCGGCAGCAGCGGCTGCGGTAAATCCACGCTGCTGCGTATGCTGGTCGGTCTGGACAACGACTATCAGGGACGTGTACTGGTGGAAGGGAACACCGTGCGCGGCATCGGACGTGAGCGCGGCATGGTGTTTCAGGAACCGCGCCTGTTTCCGTGGCTGACGGTACGGCAAAACATCGCGCTCGGGCTGGCAAATGAGGCTGTCGACGACAAAGCACGGAAGCGCCTGATCGACCACTTTATTCAGCTTGTGCATTTGCAGGATTTTGCCGATGCCCTGCCCGCCCAACTTTCCGGCGGTATGGCGCAGCGTGTGGCTATCGCACGCGGTCTGGTCGCCAATCCGCGCATCCTGATGCTGGATGAACCTTTTGGCGCGCTGGATGCGTTAACCCGCCAGCAGATGCAGCAGGAGCTACGCCGCATTCATCAGACGGAGGGCACTACCACGCTGCTGGTCACTCACGATGTCGAGGAAGCCGTCTACCTCGCCGATCGCGTCGTCGTGCTGGCACCTCGTCCGGGCCGTATCCGCCAGATTGCGACGATTTCGTTGACGCATCCGCGCCAGCGTGACAGTCAGGCCTTTCACCAACAGTGCAGCGACCTGCTCGCACTGCTGACGCAGCCCGCCGATACGGCGGCCGCTTCCTCTTCTCTGAACACGTAA